Within Cercospora beticola chromosome 6, complete sequence, the genomic segment ATTGTCATATCTGTCTGAGACATGCTAATCTTCTCTGGAACAGCTGCAATGCGCATGAGTCTACAAGAAGCACTCACATCACTGGGTTCCGCCGAGGATGCTGATTTCGATGCCGTCGACCAAGAGATGCTGCCTCTCATCTTCGAGAGCGCACGCGTGGACCGACCGGGCTGGCGTACTGAGACCGCAATCGCCAGAATCCAGGCTGAAATTACTCTTCGTGCTGCTGATGCAGAGGAGAATGAGGCTGACGGAGCAGTGCCGATCCAGAATGAGAACGAGAACaagggcgaggacgaagtcATGGCTGACGAATAGGTCGACAAACCGAGCCGAAGAAGACGCTCAACATCTTAGCGAGGGCGCACCGGAGTACTTGGCTATGCCTCAGCAAGAAGTCTGTGGGTTATATTGGAACTGGCTCTTCATGACAAACCTGGCTGGGTATGTGTCTGCGCTGGATACACCTGCCCGCTACCTGAACCTCTGCCGAGGTTTAGTGGGCCATACAAGTTGGTCGGGATCATGGGAAGAGAAGACAGCGCAAATATTCTAAGATGGGCGCACATGGCTTCTTACAATGCGCCATAGCGTTTCGAGCATGTCACAAATGACAGCAGTGTTCTTCTCATGTTCCACCATATTCCATACCTCCGTGACTTCATCGTGACCCTAACTCCGGCTATCGCCGTCTCTCGTCTTCACAGCTTCACTACTAAGCTGGACCTCGCCCGTTCTCCATTCTCATGACGTCTGACCTCCATCTCCGCCTTCCAGAACCTGCGAAATGGCGTCGCAAAGAATAGCAGCGTCTTTGCGAACGCTGCTGAGGGCCGGTCCTCGAAACACTCCCAGCTACTCCACCTCGACCATCAACGCGCGTTACCAGCCTTCTCTACACGCTTCCGGCACCTTACAACGAGCCCGCCCTACCACACGAACACAATGGCACGACATATACCGCAGCGCACAACGAAACGccttctcctcagcctcCCGAACCCGACCTCGAAGCAACACAAACTGGCAGCGCGCCTGGCAGCAGTCGCATAACCAACAAAAACGCCAATATGCCCGCCCCATGTTCAACCAAAGCCAATTCCAAATGGCCTCAACTCTCCTCCGACGCTGGGCAGCCCGCCCAACcttctactacgaagtcgccTTCCTCTCCGGCGGAGTCGTAGGAATCTACATTTACAACCTCGAAACAGTCGCCGTTTCCGGCCGGAAACGCTTCAATATTATAAGCCCCGAAACAGAGAAAAAGATGGGAATACAATCTTATCAGCAAGTTGTACAAGAATATGGACGACAGATTATGCCGCCGAGTTCGAAGGAACATCGCATGGTGGAGAGGGTTTTGCAGAGGTTGTTGCCGCATTGTGGATTGGAAGGTGAGGAGTGGGAGGTTCATGTTATTAATGATGATATGAAGAATGCGTTTGTGGTGCCTGGTGGGAAAGTTTTTGTGTTTCGAGGGATATTGGATGTTTGTCAAGGGGAAGATGGTTTAGCTGCTGTCTTGGGCCATGAAATCGCACATAATGTAGCTCATCACGCTGCAGAGCGAATGAGTCAATCGGCGTGGATGTTGCCTCTGGTGTTGGTCGGATGGCTTTTTGGGATCGATCCGAATATTTCTGGGCAAGTGGGACAGATTGCTTTCAGTTTGCCGGGAAGTCGGAGTCAGGAGCAAGAGGCGGATTATATTGGACTGTTGATGATGGCAGAGAGTTGTTTTGATCCGC encodes:
- a CDS encoding uncharacterized protein (MEROPS:MER0026545) gives rise to the protein MASQRIAASLRTLLRAGPRNTPSYSTSTINARYQPSLHASGTLQRARPTTRTQWHDIYRSAQRNAFSSASRTRPRSNTNWQRAWQQSHNQQKRQYARPMFNQSQFQMASTLLRRWAARPTFYYEVAFLSGGVVGIYIYNLETVAVSGRKRFNIISPETEKKMGIQSYQQVVQEYGRQIMPPSSKEHRMVERVLQRLLPHCGLEGEEWEVHVINDDMKNAFVVPGGKVFVFRGILDVCQGEDGLAAVLGHEIAHNVAHHAAERMSQSAWMLPLVLVGWLFGIDPNISGQVGQIAFSLPGSRSQEQEADYIGLLMMAESCFDPQAAVGLWERMEAEEKRMGGAPPQFMSTHPSSHNRMEQIREWLPKAEAKMDAAGCSNVKGYLGGFTQAADLETFGMSGGGGRWG